In the genome of Oscarella lobularis chromosome 1, ooOscLobu1.1, whole genome shotgun sequence, one region contains:
- the LOC136196053 gene encoding fibropellin-3-like: MPCENGGACIDGVDVYTCQCLDGFTGDQCETNIGECLSDPCQHGGTCVDNINAFTCICTIGYTGNVCETNADECASSPCKSEGTCVDGLDMYTCACMDGYTGSQCETNIDECASTPCKNGGTCDDGVEGYTCNCRNGYIGDNCETNIDECASFPCGNGGTCIDGVDSYTCDCLDGYTSDGESCVESNVCTNGSHTSRECCLHINGSRV, translated from the exons ATGCCTTGCGAGAACGGCGGAGCTTGCATTGACGGAGTGGATGTGTATACGTGCCAGTGCCTGGACGGCTTTACCGGAGAtcaatgcgaaacga ATATTGGCGAATGTTTGTCTGATCCTTGCCAGCATGGCGGAACCTGCGTTGACAATATCAACGCCTTCACTTGCATTTGCACGATTGGGTACACTGGAAACGTGtgcgagacga ACGCTGACGAGTGTGCCTCTTCTCCCTGCAAGAGCGAAGGAACGTGTGTCGATGGACTTGACATGTACACGTGTGCCTGCATGGATGGCTACACCGGAAGCCAATGCGAAACAA aTATAGACGAGTGTGCTTCCACTCCTTGCAAAAACGGGGGAACATGCGACGACGGAGTTGAAGGATACACGTGCAACTGCAGGAACGGCTACATTGGAGACAATTGCGAAACAA atattgacgagtgtgcttcttttccttgtggaaacggaggaacgtgtATCGATGGTGTTGACAGTTACACGTGCGATTGCCTGGATGGCTACACAAGCGACGGTGAATCGTGTGTCGAATCAAATGTGTGCACAAACGGATCGCACACGTCACGCGAATGCTGTTTGCATATTAACGGATCACGGGTTTGA
- the LOC136199726 gene encoding uncharacterized protein isoform X2, translating to MEVNCNADATVITTTNGTPTVPPGCNDSVVYCVFRPNSTAQGLDTWEIDADQEGFCVNRNAWKERRGSLYSQSSVNALSCPLSIEALALIQSVTETNVVRSGCNVTVAESRPSSARILFQRPTAFRTISSESDEQSCEDITANRFNSEESCLTSLSAFFLNASSNVVKIEEIDCDAAQNVIGFRLRRHDESPKGTLGHPLCGGTEWEIFIARAQRFDDLSPTVSTPAKDCEAFYNSQRRCNLAGGGVLKVVDGSTARITINFFPKLPMQSKNWVNSKL from the exons ATGG AAGTCAATTGCAACGCAGATGCAACAGTGATCACTACGACCAATGGAACGCCGACGGTTCCGCCTGGTTGCAATGATTCCGTCGTTTACTGCGTCTTTCGTCCAAACAGCACGGCCCAAGGCTTGGATACTTG GGAAATCGACGCGGATCAAGAGGGATTCTGTGTCAACAGAAACGCGTGGAAAGAAAGGAGAGGAAGCTTGTACTCCCAGTCTTCTGT AAATGCCCTTTCGTGCCCTTTGAGCATCGAAGCTTTGGCTCTAATCCAATCCGTGACAGAAAC AAATGTCGTCCGTAGCGGCTGCAATGTCACCGTCGCAGAAAGCCGCCCTTCCTCGGCCCGAATCCT GTTTCAGCGTCCCACGGCTTTTCGTACAATATCttccgaaagcgacgagcaaAG CTGTGAGGACATCACGGCGAATCGATTCAATAGCGAAGAGTCGTGTCTGACGTCGTTATCAGCCTTCTTTCTGAACGCGAGCTCAAATGTAgtaaaaatcgaagaaatcgattgcgATGCAGCTCAGAACGTCATTGGgttccgtcttcgacgacacgacgaaA GTCCTAAAGGAACGCTTGGGCATCCTCTTTGCGGAGGAACAGAGTGGGAAATCTTTATCGCAAGAGCGCAGCGCTTTGACGACCTCAGCCCTACGGTTTCAACACCCGCCAAAGACTGCGAGGCGTTCTACAATAGTCAGCGAAGATGCAACCTCGCAGGCGGCGGTGTCTTGAAAGTTGTAGATGGATCGACAGCTCGCATAACAA TAAATTTTTTCCCGAAGTTACCGATGCAGAGCAAGAATTGGGTGAATTCGAAGTTATGA
- the LOC136199726 gene encoding uncharacterized protein isoform X1 — MEVNCNADATVITTTNGTPTVPPGCNDSVVYCVFRPNSTAQGLDTWEIDADQEGFCVNRNAWKERRGSLYSQSSVNALSCPLSIEALALIQSVTETNVVRSGCNVTVAESRPSSARILFQRPTAFRTISSESDEQSCEDITANRFNSEESCLTSLSAFFLNASSNVVKIEEIDCDAAQNVIGFRLRRHDESPKGTLGHPLCGGTEWEIFIARAQRFDDLSPTVSTPAKDCEAFYNSQRRCNLAGGGVLKVVDGSTARITITDAEQELGEFEVMISPTSSDSFNGESFTAELLYDGEVILSIDVQNAVISATNGTNAVYVPFVVVPSKGIYKIVNSFILTPA, encoded by the exons ATGG AAGTCAATTGCAACGCAGATGCAACAGTGATCACTACGACCAATGGAACGCCGACGGTTCCGCCTGGTTGCAATGATTCCGTCGTTTACTGCGTCTTTCGTCCAAACAGCACGGCCCAAGGCTTGGATACTTG GGAAATCGACGCGGATCAAGAGGGATTCTGTGTCAACAGAAACGCGTGGAAAGAAAGGAGAGGAAGCTTGTACTCCCAGTCTTCTGT AAATGCCCTTTCGTGCCCTTTGAGCATCGAAGCTTTGGCTCTAATCCAATCCGTGACAGAAAC AAATGTCGTCCGTAGCGGCTGCAATGTCACCGTCGCAGAAAGCCGCCCTTCCTCGGCCCGAATCCT GTTTCAGCGTCCCACGGCTTTTCGTACAATATCttccgaaagcgacgagcaaAG CTGTGAGGACATCACGGCGAATCGATTCAATAGCGAAGAGTCGTGTCTGACGTCGTTATCAGCCTTCTTTCTGAACGCGAGCTCAAATGTAgtaaaaatcgaagaaatcgattgcgATGCAGCTCAGAACGTCATTGGgttccgtcttcgacgacacgacgaaA GTCCTAAAGGAACGCTTGGGCATCCTCTTTGCGGAGGAACAGAGTGGGAAATCTTTATCGCAAGAGCGCAGCGCTTTGACGACCTCAGCCCTACGGTTTCAACACCCGCCAAAGACTGCGAGGCGTTCTACAATAGTCAGCGAAGATGCAACCTCGCAGGCGGCGGTGTCTTGAAAGTTGTAGATGGATCGACAGCTCGCATAACAA TTACCGATGCAGAGCAAGAATTGGGTGAATTCGAAGTTATGATTTCGCCCACCTCGTCAGATTCTTTTAATGGCGAATCGTTTACAGCTGAGCTTCTCTATGACGGCGAGGTCATTTTGAGCATCGACGTCCAGAACGCAGTTATAAGCGCGACTAATGGCACTAACGCTGTGTACGTTCCGTTTGTTGTAGTGCCCAGCAAGGGTATATACAAAATTGTGAACAGTTTTATCTTGACGCCTGCCTAA
- the LOC136200023 gene encoding uncharacterized protein has translation MSSTSLLLMVIVSSSWLPGSASDECAGGNSTSAQLLVVPSSGPTVCLPFDDYIQLQKEAARETAEASPAPTSSPPSPAFSSDALLLYHYMSPLWLQSHATLTETPSSVSSQTIEFSTGSTERGLLFEVGLFEAGVLDDDKLYSIQLGFFFTLPVGKDTGLVQICDGTYCVGFHYRDPNNARAYAGTNSASQCLRDETSSDVQAPQSSGNWNVRLEIHPNSTSGITYVSTNSITYEYSQTLKPSRGLRFKVCRKNTADTPLFHLFELAAYLNE, from the exons ATGAGTTCTACTTCTCTATTGCTAATGGTCATTGTTTCGAGTTCCTGGCTCCCAGGGTCGGCGTCAGATGAGTGCGCAGGTGGCAACAGTACTTCCGCTCAACTTCTAGTTGTGCCCTCATCGGGTCCCACCGTCTGCCTTCCATTTGACGACTACATTCAACTCCAGAAAGAAGCAGCCAGAGAAACG GCGGAAGCTTCCCCCGCGCCAACGTCATCACCACCAAGCCCG GCATTTTCAAGTGATGCACTACTGCTGTACCATTACAtgtctcctctttggctGCAAAGTCACGCCACTCTTACGGAGACACCATCTTCGGTGTCCTCCCAAACAATTGAATTTAGCACTGGATCAACGGAGCGAGGTCTGTTGTTTGAA GTTGGATTGTTTGAAGCTGGAGTTCTAGATGACGATAAGCTCTACTCAATTCAGCTAGGATTTTTCTTCACGCTACCGGTCGGCAAAGATACCGGCCTTGTTCAAATTTGCGACGGCACTTACTGCGTCGGTTTTCACTACCGAGATCCAAATAATGCCAGAGCTTATGCCGGCACTAATTCAGCGAGCCAATGTCTACGCGACGAAACTAGTAGCGACGTCCAAGCACCGCAGTCCTCTGGTAACTGGAACGTTCGCCTTGAAATTCATCCTAATTCTACATCTGGAATTACATACGTCAGCACAAATTCTATAACGTATGAGTACAGTCAAACGTTGAAGCCCAGTCGTGGCCTTCGTTTCAAAGTATGCAGAAAAAACACTGCAGACACGCCTCTGTTTCATTTGTTCGAATTGGCTGCGTATTTGAACGAATAA
- the LOC136195942 gene encoding glutathione hydrolase 1 proenzyme-like, protein MRCTKYSVFWNIFLALSWIGIVVIDARILPKLNDYDGPVRYAVILSLWAAFLLFAFWIVSAKSGFSKCACLCGGCGGSGGSGESGGSDKFKCDCGWWLQGKVFIIAIFGFTFVAVLLVPAVVSKKDLLEEDSPQYDPPQYDSPGPECATYSKAAVASSSKTCSDIGSSVMENDDGNAIDAAIATELCLGVVEFQSSGIGGGGYLVVYNKSSKSSTAVDFRCQASSHATESMLNDIKMSAYPGKFVAVPGELRALEYMWKNFGSGHVTWKKLFEPAISLAENGFRVSKDLESAIQILSVGDPKDGDFSYLDNDVEEFSPLIELVKPGGILLQEGTEIIRPQLAKTLRGVAEHGSNHFYSALATTLVDDLGSNKVLTTSDFYDYEIQRKDVTIGDIQGNTLYGVPLPASGIIQQLINNILEGFGMTSSDKAKSTSFHRFIESLKFGYAGRNVLGDPAKDNLPKEDHSSVSYMAEYIGQKRTANLADYSSADSYDSAATTHIAVFDQDGNSVSMTTSIGINFGSKILSKSTGVLLNGDMTAFSFGESGKTYGLPQSPKNFIEGGKRPMSSMCPSILVDQDGNAKLAIGGAGGSRIISGVALSLVRHLIFDTNICDAVNDPRLHNQLVPNKVYLEEGFSKAIEESLSVEHGHDCIRGMLGEATKPTAVHAVARESSGKLVAVCDKRLSGKPSGF, encoded by the exons ATGAGATGTACGAAATATTCTGTTTTTTGGAACATTTTCCTTGCTCTTTCGTGGATCGGAattgtcgtcatcgacgcgcGAATTTTGCCAAAGTTGAATGACTACGATGGGCCTGTTCGTTACGCCGTTATCCTAAGTTTGTGGGCAGCCTTCCTACTGTTTGCGTTTTGGATAGTTTCTGCTAAGAGTGGTTTTAGCAAATGTGCATGCTTATGCGGCGGATGCGGCGGAAGCGGTGGAAgcggcgaaagcggcggcTCAGATAAATTCAAGTGTGATTGTGGCTGGTGGTTGCAAGGAAAAGTGTTCATCATCGCTATATTTGGTTTTACCTTTGTTGCGGTTTTATTGGTACCAGCTGTTGTTTCAAAAAAAGACCTTTTGGAGGAAGACTCTCCTCAATATGATCCACCTCAATATGACTCACCCGGTCCTGAATGTGCTACTTACTCTAAAGCTGCCgttgcttcttcttcaaaaacctGTTCTGATATCGGAAGCAGTGTTATGGAAAATGACGATGGAAACGCTATTGATGCTGCAATCGCTACAGAATTGTGTTTAGGAGTAGTCGAGTTTCAATCGTCGGGAATTGGGGGAGGAGGGTACTTAGTTGTGTACAACAAATCTTCAAAATCTTCTACTGCTGTTGACTTTCGATGTCAGGCGTCGTCACACGCCACTGAATCAATGCTTAACGATATAAAAATGTCTGCATATCCAGGGAAGTTTGTTGCCGTGCCAGGGGAACTGAGAGCATTAGAGTACATGTGGAAAAATTTCGGATCTGGTCATGTTACTTGGAAAAAGCTATTTGAACCAGCCATTAGTCTCGCAGAAAACGGATTTCGCGTTAGCAAAGACTTAGAATCTGCCATACAAATTTTATCTGTGGGTGACCCGAAGGACGGAGATTTTAGTTATCTTGACAACGACGTAGAAGAATTTTCACCTCTCATAGAATTAGTAAAGCCAGGCGGAATTTTGCTCCAAGAGGGAACAGAAATTATAAGACCTCAGTTGGCGAAAACGCTACGAGGAGTTGCCGAGCATGGGTCTAACCACTTCTACTCTGCTttagcgacgacgttggtAGATGATTTGGGTTCCAACAAAGTTCTCACTACTTCGGATTTTTACGACTACGAAATTCAGAGAAAAGATGTCACAATAGGAGACATTCAAGGAAACACTCTCTACGGGGTACCGCTGCCAGCCAGTGGAATAATTCAACAGcttataaataatattttggAAGGATttggaatgacgtcatcagacAAAGCAAAATCTACATCATTTCACCGCTTTATAGAAAGTTTGAAGTTTGGCTATGCAGGAAGAAATGTTCTCGGCGATCCTGCTAAAGATAATCTACCTAAAGAGGACCATAGTTCCGTGTCCTACATGGCGGAATACATCGGTCAAAAAAGAACAGCCAATTTG GCTGATTACAGTTCAGCAGACAGCTATGATTCTGCAGCAACAACACATATTGCTGTTTTTGATCAAGATGGCAACTCTGTATCAATGACTACATCAATTGGAATAAATTTTGGAAGTAAAATTTTGAGTAAGTCAACAGGCGTCCTTCTAAACGGTGACATGACAGCGTTTAGTTTTGGAGAATCTGGAAAAACGTATGGACTTCCACAAAGtccaaaaaattttattgaaGGAGGCAAGCGACCAATGTCGTCAATGTGTCCTTCAATACTAGTTGACCAAGACGGAAACGCAAAACTCGCTATAGGCGGCGCTGGTGGGTCAAGAATTATTTCTGGTGTAGCTTTATCTCTTGTACGCcatttgatttttgacacGAACATATGCGACGCTGTGAATGACCCCAGGCTTCACAATCAGCTGGTACCAAATAAAGTGTACTTAGAAGAAGGCTTTTCCAAAGCCATCGAGGAAAGCCTTTCCGTTGAACATGGTCACGACTGCATTCGGGGAATGTTAGGAGAAGCAACTAAGCCAACAGCAGTTCATGCTGTTGCCCGCGAATCAAGTGGCAAACTTGTGGCAGTCTGTGACAAACGGCTTTCAGGAAAACCATCAGGCTTCTGA
- the LOC136199431 gene encoding glutathione hydrolase 1 proenzyme-like, whose amino-acid sequence MPARLSEARENKEDDDEQSDDASVTTCYNRGVDPSGDGGDRAKVVTFLVVSRAYSHSKRKKSLFNLFVFVALSLSEGARSRVTWKKLFEPAINLAENGFRVSKDLERAIEILNAGSPKDGHFNYLENDVEEFSGLTELVKPGGILLQEGTEIKRTQLAKTLREVAEYGPDHFYSTLAPTLVNDLGFTKVLTSSDFQNYQIQRKDVTIGDIQGNTLYGVPLPASGIIQQLINNIIKGFGMTSSDKRRATSFHRFIESLKFGFAGRNVLGDPAKDNLPEENRRSVSYMEEYIGETRTANWLRTKIKKRAQTLTKYYTDFLDVEADYSSINSYDSAATTHVAVFDQDGNSVSMTTSIGINFGSKILSKSTGVLLNGDMTAFSFQGSQATYGLAKNPKNFIEEGKRPMSSMCPSILVDQHGNAKLAIGGAGGSRIISGVALSLVRHLIFDTNICNAVNDPRLHNQLVPNKVYLEEDFSETIQESLSYYGHDCIRGMLGEVTKPTAVHAVARESSGKLVAVCDKRLSGKPSGF is encoded by the exons ATGCCGGCACGGCTGAGCGAAGCACGTgagaacaaagaagacgacgacgaacagaGCGACGATGCGTCTGTAACGACCTGTTACAATAGAGGCGTAGACCcaagcggcgacggcggcgatcgCGCGAAGGTCGTTACCTTTCTCGTCGTGAGCCGAGCCTACAGCCAttcaaaaaggaaaaagagtcTTTTCAACTTGTTTGTGTTTGTAGCGCTCTCGCTGTCGGAGGGCGCTCG GAGCCGTGTTACTTGGAAAAAGCTATTTGAACCAGCCATTAATCTTGCAGAAAACGGATTTCGCGTTAGCAAAGATTTAGAACGTGCTATAGAAATCTTAAATGCAGGCTCACCAAAAGACGGACATTTCAATTATCTTGAAAACGACGTAGAGGAGTTTTCAGGTCTCACAGAATTAGTAAAGCCAGGCGGAATTTTGCTCCAAGAGGGAACAGAAATTAAAAGAACTCAGTTGGCGAAAACGCTACGAGAAGTTGCCGAATATGGACCTGACCACTTTTACTCTACGTTAGCGCCGACATTGGTAAATGATTTGGGTTTCACAAAAGTTCTCACTTCTTCAGATTTTCAAAACTACCAAATTCAGAGGAAAGACGTCACAATAGGAGACATTCAAGGAAACACTCTTTACGGGGTACCGTTGCCAGCCAGTGGAATAATTCAACAGcttataaataatattattaaaGGATTTGGAATGACATCATCAGACAAAAGAAGAGCTACATCGTTTCACCGCTTTATAGAGAGTTTGAAGTTTGGCTTTGCGGGAAGAAATGTTTTGGGTGATCCTGCTAAAGATAATCTGCCTGAAGAGAACCGAAGGTCCGTGTCCTACATGGAGGAATACATTGGTGAAACAAGAACAGCTAATTGGCTaagaacaaaaataaaaaaaagagcacAGACTCTGACAAAGTACTATACCGACTTTTTGGACGTTGAAGCTGATTACAGTTCAATAAACAGCTATGACTCCGCAGCAACAACACATGTTGCTGTTTTCGATCAAGATGGAAACTCTGTGTCAATGACTACATCGATTGGAATAAATTTTGGAAGTAAAATTTTGAGTAAGTCAACAGGCGTTCTTCTAAACGGTGACATGACAGCGTTTAGTTTCCAAGGATCTCAAGCAACGTATGGGCTTgcaaaaaatccaaaaaattttattgaaGAAGGCAAACGACCAATGTCGTCAATGTGTCCTTCAATACTAGTTGACCAACACGGAAACGCAAAACTTGCTATCGGCGGCGCTGGCGGGTCAAGAATTATTTCTGGTGTAGCTTTATCTCTTGTACGCcatttgatttttgacacGAATATATGCAACGCTGTGAATGATCCCAGACTTCATAATCAGCTGGTACCAAATAAGGTGTACTTAGAAGAAGACTTTTCTGAAACAATTCAGGAAAGTCTTTCTTATTATGGTCATGACTGCATTCGGGGGATGCTAGGAGAAGTAACTAAGCCAACAGCAGTTCACGCTGTTGCTCGCGAATCAAGCGGCAAACTTGTTGCAGTCTGTGACAAACGGCTTTCAGGAAAACCATCAGGCTTCTAA
- the LOC136195980 gene encoding uncharacterized protein isoform X2, translating into MIDHALAACTVRKLYETIAVWLLVVKTSRREKRRVVSDNIDGPLPKRELKYNAIVITTTNGTTTFPSGCNDVVVYCVFRPNGTTQGLDTWEIDADQEGYCVNRNAWKETGESLFSQSYLNDLSCPLSSETLALVQSLTETNLVPNRCNVTESRPSSAQFLFQNPPALRTILAKSDEQSCANFTTNQTNDEESCLTVVTALFLNENSNAVQIEEVHCDAAQDVIGFRLQISAESPKGTPGHPLCGGTEWEISVVQPSTIIPRVSAPAGGCEVCDNFLVCNNLPTACNLTDGGLMKVVDGSSHRITISEAEQNLGEFTVQLSTNSGVFSDESFRVELLYDSEVILRIDVENADTAGSPSLFVPFVIEPSKGTYKIANTF; encoded by the exons ATGATTGATCACGCGCTAGCTGCATGTACCGTACGGAAATTATACGAGACTATAGCTGTTTGGCTTTTAGTTGTGAAGACATCCCGACGCGAGAAGCGAAGAGTTGTGTCTGACAACATTGACGGCCCTCTTCCTAAACGCGAGCTCAAATATA ATGCGATAGTGATCACCACGACcaatggaacgacgacgtttccgtccggctgcaatgacgtcgtcgtttactGCGTCTTTCGGCCAAACGGCACGACCCAAGGCTTAGATACTTG GGAAATCGACGCGGATCAAGAGGGCTACTGTGTCAACAGAAACgcgtggaaagaaacgggaGAAAGCTTGTTCTCCCAGTCCTATCT CAATGACCTTTCGTGCCCCTTGAGCAGCGAGACTTTGGCTCTAGTCCAATCTCTAACAGAAAC aAATCTCGTTCCGAACCGCTGCAATGTCACAGAAAGCCGCCCTTCCTCGGCCCAATTCCT GTTTCAGAATCCTCCGGCTTTGCGCACGATACTTGCCAAAAGCGACGAGCAAAG TTGTGCGAACTTTACGACGAATCAAACCAACGATGAAGAGTCGTGTCTGACGGTTGTTACGGCCCTTTTTCTAAATGAAAACTCAAATGCTgtacaaatcgaagaagtCCATTGCGATGCAGCTCAGGACGTTATTGGGTTCCGTCTTCAAATATCCGCCGAAA GCCCTAAGGGAACGCCTGGCCATCCTCTGTGTGGAGGAACCGAATGGGAAATCTCTGTCGTACAGCCTTCGACCATCATTCCTAGGGTTTCAGCACCCGCCGGTGGCTGCGAGGTGTGCGACAATTTTCTGGTGTGCAACAACCTTCCGACAGCATGCAACCTCACAGACGGTGGGCTCATGAAAGTTGTAGACGGATCAAGCCATCGCATAACAA TCAGCGAAGCAGAGCAAAACTTGGGCGAATTCACAGTCCAGCTTTCGACCAATTCGGGagttttttcagatgaatcGTTTCGTGTCGAGCTTCTCTATGACAGTGAGGTCATTTTGCGCATTGATGTCGAGAACGCTGATACGGCCGGTTCGCCATCTCTCTTCGTGCCGTTCGTTATAGAACCCAGCAAGGGTACATACAAAATTGCGAACACATTCTAG
- the LOC136195980 gene encoding uncharacterized protein isoform X1 — translation MIDHALAACTVRKLYETIAVWLLVVKTSRREKRRVVSDNIDGPLPKRELKYNAIVITTTNGTTTFPSGCNDVVVYCVFRPNGTTQGLDTWEIDADQEGYCVNRNAWKETGESLFSQSYLNDLSCPLSSETLALVQSLTETNLVPNRCNVTESRPSSAQFLFQNPPALRTILAKSDEQSSCANFTTNQTNDEESCLTVVTALFLNENSNAVQIEEVHCDAAQDVIGFRLQISAESPKGTPGHPLCGGTEWEISVVQPSTIIPRVSAPAGGCEVCDNFLVCNNLPTACNLTDGGLMKVVDGSSHRITISEAEQNLGEFTVQLSTNSGVFSDESFRVELLYDSEVILRIDVENADTAGSPSLFVPFVIEPSKGTYKIANTF, via the exons ATGATTGATCACGCGCTAGCTGCATGTACCGTACGGAAATTATACGAGACTATAGCTGTTTGGCTTTTAGTTGTGAAGACATCCCGACGCGAGAAGCGAAGAGTTGTGTCTGACAACATTGACGGCCCTCTTCCTAAACGCGAGCTCAAATATA ATGCGATAGTGATCACCACGACcaatggaacgacgacgtttccgtccggctgcaatgacgtcgtcgtttactGCGTCTTTCGGCCAAACGGCACGACCCAAGGCTTAGATACTTG GGAAATCGACGCGGATCAAGAGGGCTACTGTGTCAACAGAAACgcgtggaaagaaacgggaGAAAGCTTGTTCTCCCAGTCCTATCT CAATGACCTTTCGTGCCCCTTGAGCAGCGAGACTTTGGCTCTAGTCCAATCTCTAACAGAAAC aAATCTCGTTCCGAACCGCTGCAATGTCACAGAAAGCCGCCCTTCCTCGGCCCAATTCCT GTTTCAGAATCCTCCGGCTTTGCGCACGATACTTGCCAAAAGCGACGAGCAAAG TAGTTGTGCGAACTTTACGACGAATCAAACCAACGATGAAGAGTCGTGTCTGACGGTTGTTACGGCCCTTTTTCTAAATGAAAACTCAAATGCTgtacaaatcgaagaagtCCATTGCGATGCAGCTCAGGACGTTATTGGGTTCCGTCTTCAAATATCCGCCGAAA GCCCTAAGGGAACGCCTGGCCATCCTCTGTGTGGAGGAACCGAATGGGAAATCTCTGTCGTACAGCCTTCGACCATCATTCCTAGGGTTTCAGCACCCGCCGGTGGCTGCGAGGTGTGCGACAATTTTCTGGTGTGCAACAACCTTCCGACAGCATGCAACCTCACAGACGGTGGGCTCATGAAAGTTGTAGACGGATCAAGCCATCGCATAACAA TCAGCGAAGCAGAGCAAAACTTGGGCGAATTCACAGTCCAGCTTTCGACCAATTCGGGagttttttcagatgaatcGTTTCGTGTCGAGCTTCTCTATGACAGTGAGGTCATTTTGCGCATTGATGTCGAGAACGCTGATACGGCCGGTTCGCCATCTCTCTTCGTGCCGTTCGTTATAGAACCCAGCAAGGGTACATACAAAATTGCGAACACATTCTAG
- the LOC136184678 gene encoding uncharacterized protein, translating into MGGITFATVAFFFFSSFAFEGVNCIADSIVITTVNQTILSGCEGFVVYCVFRPNSTDQGLDTWEIDANQEGYCVNRNAWKETGERLYSKSYLNDLSCPLSIESLAIVQSMTETNLGPSSCNVTVAESRPSSATVVLQNPPAFLTALAESAEPSCAANVTANQNQNRSEESCLTSVVALFLNASLTFIEEIDCDATQNAIGFRLQVPEKTPKGSPNHPLCGGTEWEIAVTTLSSGPVGPGVSTPAKDCEAFYDNGQCNLAGGGLMQVVDGLATRIRMTGAEQELGEFEVSVRHFFAAFSGESFAVELLYDGEVIVRIDVENPSMADEYIPFVVVPSKGIYKIVNEFRTDSGKK; encoded by the exons ATGGGTGGCATAACATTCGCCACAgttgccttcttcttcttctcctccttcgctttcgaaGGAGTGAATTGCATCGCAGATTCGATAGTGATCACTACAGTCAACCAAACGATTCTGAGCGGGTGCGAGGGATTCGTCGTTTACTGCGTCTTTCGTCCGAACAGCACGGACCAAGGCTTGGATACTTG ggaaatcgacgcgaatcAAGAGGGCTACTGTGTCAACAGAAACgcgtggaaagaaacgggTGAAAGACTGTACTCCAAGTCGTATCT CAATGATCTTTCGTGTCCTTTGAGCATCGAGAGTTTGGCTATAGTCCAATCTATGACGGAAAC AAATCTCGGCCCTAGCAGCTGCAATGTCACCGTCGCAGAAAGCCGCCCTTCTTCGGCGACAGTCGT GCTTCAGAATCCGCCAGCTTTTCTTACGGCATTAGCCGAAAGCGCTGA GCCCAGTTGTGCCGCGAACGTCACGgcaaatcaaaatcaaaacagAAGCGAAGAGTCGTGTCTGACGAGTGTGGTGGCCCTCTTTCTGAACGCAAGTTTAACATTCattgaagaaatcgattgcgATGCAACTCAGAACGCCATTGGCTTCCGTCTTCAAGTACCCGAAAAAA CCCCTAAAGGATCGCCTAACCATCCTCTGTGCGGAGGAACAGAGTGGGAAATTGCTGTCACAACGCTGTCTTCCGGCCCTGTCGGCCCTGGCGTTTCAACACCCGCCAAAGACTGCGAGGCGTTCTACGATAACGGACAATGCAATCTCGCAGGCGGCGGGCTCATGCAAGTTGTAGACGGATTGGCAACTCGCATAAGAA TGACCGGTGCAGAGCAAGAATTGGGCGAATTTGAAGTTTCAGTTAGGCATTTCTTTGCAGCTTTTTCAGGCGAATCGTTTGCTGTTGAACTACTCTACGACGGCGAGGTCATCGTTCgcattgacgtcgagaaccCATCTATGGCTGATGAGTACATTCCGTTTGTTGTTGTACCAAGCAAGGGTATATACAAAATTGTGAACGAATTTAGAACCGACAGTggaaagaaataa